From Ignavibacteriota bacterium:
GATCGCCCGGCATGAGATCAGCAAGGGCTGGCAAGCGATGGGCTCGGATCCGCCGCGCCCGATCCCCGTGCGATGGCCGACGATTGCATCCTGAGGCTGCAGTTGCAGGCCCTGGACGAGCGCATCGCCGAAACATACCGGCTGATGAAGGATGCCCAGCTCCGGGGAGAGGATATCACCGCGTTCCAGCAGGGTATCATGGAACTCCAGCGCCAGAAGAAGGACTTCCAGCGCCGCTGACCGAAGCGTCAGGCGCCAGGCCGCCCCGGGAAGAGCGCCGGCACCCGCCCCGCTTTGCGGATCCTTCCTCAATTGAAATTGAGCCCGCCCGAGGGTATATTGTAGTATGACGCACGCCGGAGCCCGTTCCTGTTGAGTCACCCCCGCAGAATCCTCGTGGTCCGTACCGACCGCCTTGGCGACGTCATTCTCACGCTTCCGATGCTTGCCCTGTTGCGCGCACGGTATCCCGATGCCTGGCTGGGGATGCTCCTGAGCAGATACACCGGCGAGATCGTCCGGAACCACCCCGCGGTGAATGTGTTCTTATGGAATGACGATGCCGGGAAACCCCGCCCATCGTCCGCCCTCATCGCGGAGATCCGTGCGCAGCGGTTCGATACCGTATTCCTGGTTCACCCCACGCCCCGTCTGGCCTGGATCATGATGCGCGCGGGCATCCCGCAACGGATCGGAACGGGCTACAGGTACTATTCCGTTCTGATGACGCACCGGGTGTTCGAACACCGGAAGGACGCGAAGCACCACGAGCTTGAATATAATCTCCGGCTGCTGGGTGCACTCGATCCGGCGATCCGGGTGGAGGGTGTGAAGCCGGACTTCGGGCTCCGGCTCCAGCCGGAAGCGGTGACGCATGTCGCCGCACTCCTCGCCTCGAAGGGGCTGGGGGAGAACGAGATGTTTGCAGTGATCCATCCGGGCAGCGGCGGATCGGCACGCGATTGGCCGCTGGACCGATTCGGAGCGCTTGGTGCGCGCCTGGCGAAGGATGGCGGTCTGCGTATCCTTGTGACGGGTGGCGCGGGGGAATCCGCGGCCGTGAACATGGTGGTGCATGGTACCGGCCCGC
This genomic window contains:
- a CDS encoding glycosyltransferase family 9 protein — its product is MVRTDRLGDVILTLPMLALLRARYPDAWLGMLLSRYTGEIVRNHPAVNVFLWNDDAGKPRPSSALIAEIRAQRFDTVFLVHPTPRLAWIMMRAGIPQRIGTGYRYYSVLMTHRVFEHRKDAKHHELEYNLRLLGALDPAIRVEGVKPDFGLRLQPEAVTHVAALLASKGLGENEMFAVIHPGSGGSARDWPLDRFGALGARLAKDGGLRILVTGGAGESAAVNMVVHGTGPRALSLAGMLSLPELAALYARAAVVVANSTGPLHLAAALGTPVVGIYPQLTPMSPARWGPYTDKKRVLVPDEPADCRSCRNGERCVCIDSITIDQVYDAASSFLTRTSQDGTREGTHA